Proteins from a single region of Halostella litorea:
- a CDS encoding type B DNA-directed DNA polymerase, whose product MPFSIDFLDDGRVLEWEATADGAVATERGDYTPRFYVAARDPASDLDLTTLQSVYDQHPDVVATEMVARRPGFRRDEETVLAVDVAHIDRVTPLARQARQLSDYPVGDLACFNVDFSREFRYCLETGADPTPASELSTLRLSVPVTETSNDVYGELSVAGDTVTGSPTDILTAVQGALDAHDPDVLVCSTSEIIPTLYEMATDAGVDDFSLSRWPGVDYQQLASRSTYSSYGRVGHSPARYNVPGRAIIDESNTFFYGETNLDGVLDLVSRSKKPVQELAWASIGNVLTAIQICEAHDRGVLVPWNSWRHEFYKPMGTLHDADRGGFIFAPEVGLHENVHELDFSSLYPNIICTRNVSPDVIRCSCHSDRDDVPGLGYSICDDRGYLVDVLQPIIDARDEIKAAIRREKERDDPDEDRLAELEGRSGALKWILVACFGYQGFSNAKFGRIECHEAINAFAREILLTAKQRLETGGWRVVHGIVDSIWVTPAPDVDDDDREDLETLATAITEEVEIWLEHEAQYDWVAFVPQRESDAGALTKYFGKVAGDDDFKVRGIEARQRSTPPFIEDIQRDCLDQLDATRSPDAVLGRLERAIGELQAGNVAVERLVERNRVSKPLEGYSQNTQNVAALKRAREQDLAVHPGQDIEYVVVDDEKSSRDRVALAHEEIETYDASYYETQLVRAVESVLSPLGWDRSDIRRELSGERDAVLSSFGATNELS is encoded by the coding sequence ATGCCGTTCAGTATCGACTTTCTGGACGACGGCCGCGTCCTGGAGTGGGAGGCAACCGCCGACGGCGCCGTCGCAACCGAGCGCGGTGACTACACCCCACGCTTCTACGTCGCCGCTCGCGACCCAGCGTCCGACCTCGACCTCACGACGCTCCAGTCGGTGTACGACCAGCACCCGGACGTCGTCGCGACCGAGATGGTTGCGCGACGGCCGGGCTTTCGACGAGACGAGGAGACCGTTCTCGCTGTCGACGTCGCCCACATCGACCGCGTCACCCCACTCGCCCGGCAGGCGCGTCAACTGTCGGACTATCCAGTCGGGGATCTCGCCTGCTTCAACGTCGACTTCTCGCGAGAGTTTCGGTACTGTCTGGAGACCGGCGCCGATCCGACGCCGGCGAGCGAGCTGTCGACGCTCCGGCTCAGCGTTCCGGTGACCGAAACGAGCAACGACGTCTACGGGGAGCTGTCCGTCGCCGGCGACACCGTCACCGGCTCGCCGACGGATATTCTGACCGCCGTCCAAGGGGCACTCGACGCGCACGATCCGGACGTCCTGGTCTGCTCAACCAGCGAGATCATCCCGACCCTGTACGAGATGGCGACGGACGCCGGCGTCGACGACTTCTCGCTGAGTCGGTGGCCGGGCGTCGACTACCAGCAGCTCGCGAGCCGGTCGACGTACTCGAGCTACGGCCGCGTCGGCCACTCGCCGGCGCGGTACAACGTGCCCGGCCGGGCGATTATCGACGAGTCGAACACGTTCTTCTACGGAGAGACGAACCTCGACGGCGTCCTCGACCTCGTGTCGCGCTCAAAGAAGCCCGTCCAGGAACTTGCGTGGGCGTCGATCGGGAACGTGCTGACGGCGATCCAGATCTGCGAGGCCCACGACCGCGGCGTCCTCGTGCCATGGAACTCCTGGCGCCACGAGTTCTACAAGCCGATGGGGACGCTCCACGACGCCGACCGCGGCGGCTTCATCTTCGCGCCCGAGGTCGGCCTCCACGAGAACGTCCACGAACTCGACTTCTCCTCGTTGTATCCGAACATCATCTGTACCCGGAACGTCTCGCCGGACGTCATCCGGTGTAGCTGCCACAGCGACCGCGACGACGTCCCCGGCCTCGGGTACTCGATCTGCGACGACCGGGGCTACCTCGTCGACGTGCTACAGCCGATCATCGACGCTCGCGACGAGATCAAGGCGGCCATCCGTCGCGAGAAGGAACGAGACGACCCCGATGAGGACCGGCTGGCGGAGCTCGAGGGACGGTCGGGAGCGCTAAAGTGGATTCTCGTCGCCTGCTTCGGCTATCAGGGGTTCAGCAACGCGAAATTCGGCCGTATCGAGTGCCACGAGGCAATCAATGCATTCGCTCGCGAGATTCTGCTGACGGCGAAACAGCGGCTGGAAACTGGCGGCTGGCGCGTCGTCCACGGCATCGTCGACTCCATCTGGGTGACGCCGGCCCCCGACGTCGACGACGATGACCGTGAGGACCTCGAGACGCTCGCGACGGCAATCACGGAAGAGGTCGAAATCTGGCTCGAACACGAAGCTCAGTACGACTGGGTCGCGTTCGTACCGCAGCGCGAGAGCGATGCCGGCGCGCTGACGAAGTACTTCGGAAAGGTCGCCGGCGACGACGACTTCAAGGTCAGAGGCATCGAAGCCCGGCAGCGCTCGACCCCGCCGTTCATCGAGGACATCCAGCGGGACTGTCTCGACCAGCTCGATGCCACGCGGTCACCGGACGCGGTGCTCGGACGGCTCGAACGAGCAATCGGCGAACTACAGGCGGGCAACGTAGCAGTAGAGCGGCTCGTCGAGCGGAACCGTGTCTCCAAGCCCCTGGAAGGCTACTCACAGAATACACAGAACGTGGCCGCCTTGAAACGGGCTCGCGAGCAGGACCTGGCAGTCCACCCGGGCCAAGATATCGAGTACGTGGTCGTCGACGACGAGAAATCCTCGCGAGACCGGGTCGCCCTCGCCCACGAGGAGATCGAGACCTACGACGCCTCGTACTACGAGACGCAGCTGGTCAGAGCGGTCGAAAGCGTGCTTTCACCGCTCGGGTGGGACCGATCCGACATTCGCCGAGAGCTCTCCGGTGAGAGGGACGCCGTTTTGAGCTCGTTCGGAGCCACCAACGAACTGTCGTAG
- the orc4 gene encoding DNA replication protein Orc4, translating into MTPDSSPSSVDDPLFESGHRIFANKDLLKIGHVPEADRIVGRDEEISKLAKRLNGAVHGYSPENVMIYGKTGTGKSLVSKHVCQRAQNAAQDGVEIGTAYIDCAEDNTETQAISSLAAKLNDESSTGISVPHTGLSTSKYYKLLWKTLDAQFDSVIIILDEIDLMNDDSVLMKLSRAEEAGKIDCSVGVIAISNKIQYVDNVNERVKSSFQHKELFFKPYDANQLREIMFNREDAFQDGVLSEDVIPLSAAFAAQEHGDARKAIDILRHAGEVAYEAGAEQVTEEHVRQAQQHAEKDRFRELVNGAPTQAKAALLALTELSVNSNDDAFLTSRVYDQYERICNHLDMDILSVRRFRDILKEQAFLGVVEIEKINKGSAGGIHLQNRLIEDPQVVRETILEDSRMQDWTRE; encoded by the coding sequence ATGACGCCCGACTCTTCACCCAGTTCTGTCGACGATCCACTCTTTGAATCCGGGCATCGCATTTTCGCGAACAAGGATCTCCTGAAAATCGGCCACGTTCCGGAGGCTGACCGGATCGTCGGTCGCGACGAGGAAATCTCGAAGCTCGCGAAACGTCTCAACGGTGCTGTCCACGGGTACTCCCCGGAGAACGTGATGATCTACGGGAAAACAGGGACCGGAAAATCTCTCGTTTCAAAACACGTCTGCCAGCGAGCTCAAAATGCCGCTCAGGATGGCGTCGAGATTGGAACAGCGTATATCGACTGTGCTGAAGACAACACGGAGACTCAGGCGATTTCCTCACTTGCCGCGAAGCTGAACGATGAATCTTCGACTGGAATCTCCGTCCCACATACCGGCCTCAGTACGTCGAAATACTACAAACTCCTCTGGAAGACGCTCGACGCTCAATTCGATTCTGTGATCATCATCCTCGACGAGATCGATCTGATGAACGACGACAGCGTGCTGATGAAGCTCTCGCGCGCTGAGGAGGCGGGGAAAATCGACTGTAGCGTCGGCGTCATCGCGATCAGCAACAAGATCCAGTACGTCGACAACGTGAACGAGCGCGTGAAAAGCAGCTTCCAGCACAAGGAGCTGTTCTTCAAGCCATACGACGCCAACCAGCTCCGGGAGATCATGTTCAACCGTGAGGACGCCTTCCAGGACGGCGTCCTTTCCGAGGACGTGATTCCGCTCTCGGCGGCCTTCGCCGCGCAGGAACACGGCGACGCTCGGAAGGCGATCGACATTCTTCGTCACGCCGGGGAGGTCGCCTACGAGGCCGGAGCAGAGCAAGTGACGGAGGAACACGTCCGCCAGGCACAGCAGCACGCCGAAAAGGACCGGTTTAGAGAACTCGTGAACGGCGCACCCACGCAGGCGAAGGCGGCGTTGCTGGCGCTCACGGAGCTGAGTGTCAACAGCAATGACGATGCGTTCCTCACGAGCCGGGTGTACGACCAGTACGAACGCATCTGCAACCATCTCGATATGGATATCCTCTCCGTCCGTCGGTTTCGCGACATCCTGAAAGAGCAAGCCTTCCTCGGGGTTGTCGAAATCGAGAAGATCAACAAGGGGAGTGCGGGCGGCATCCATCTCCAGAACCGACTCATCGAAGATCCCCAGGTCGTCCGCGAAACGATCCTCGAGGACAGCCGGATGCAGGACTGGACTCGCGAGTAG
- a CDS encoding helix-turn-helix transcriptional regulator, whose translation MLRRIELEVLATVDRGDTISELATKLDHSESYLSRAVADLVEKGLVYTERDGRRKRVVPSDARAVELYQDLVRQHSHIDFPELLTGKALEVLYYLDQPRTVSEIADRSDNYRNTVNRVLKRFRDRGLVGTADGRYEFNADFDRLHEFARELAHHLHRQRLEAVAPKGTILWEDYDEFLAQAETEIEAEGFHETGLARFAAFDLQFLLTGHRYYVYSEDPDAVSPAELCCHTLLIDDGSRHRSYCLLLLSHVDVDEADLREQAAKYGLEDEIDALLRYLETHGEVDDDRLPEWDEFQELAADYEVPLPQ comes from the coding sequence GTGCTCCGGCGTATCGAACTCGAGGTCCTCGCCACGGTCGACCGCGGCGACACGATCTCTGAGCTCGCGACGAAGCTCGACCACAGCGAGAGTTACCTCTCTCGTGCTGTCGCCGACCTCGTCGAGAAGGGGCTCGTCTACACGGAACGCGACGGGCGGCGAAAACGAGTCGTCCCGTCGGACGCTCGTGCCGTCGAGCTCTACCAGGACCTCGTCCGCCAGCACTCCCACATCGACTTCCCCGAGCTACTAACCGGGAAGGCACTCGAGGTGCTGTACTACCTCGACCAGCCGCGAACCGTCTCCGAGATCGCCGACCGGAGCGACAATTACCGCAACACGGTCAACCGCGTCCTCAAGCGGTTTCGCGACCGCGGGCTTGTCGGGACGGCCGACGGCCGCTACGAGTTCAACGCCGACTTCGACCGTCTCCACGAGTTCGCCCGTGAACTCGCACACCATCTACATCGTCAACGCCTCGAGGCCGTCGCCCCGAAGGGCACGATTCTCTGGGAGGACTACGACGAATTCCTCGCCCAGGCTGAGACGGAGATCGAGGCAGAGGGGTTCCACGAAACCGGCCTCGCTCGGTTCGCGGCCTTCGACCTCCAATTCCTGCTCACCGGCCATCGCTACTACGTCTACTCCGAGGATCCCGACGCAGTCTCGCCGGCGGAACTTTGCTGTCACACGCTACTGATCGACGACGGCAGCCGCCACCGCTCGTACTGTCTCCTCCTGCTCAGCCACGTCGACGTCGACGAGGCGGACCTCCGAGAGCAGGCGGCGAAGTATGGTCTCGAAGACGAAATCGACGCCCTGCTCCGCTACCTCGAGACGCACGGCGAGGTTGACGACGACCGGCTCCCGGAGTGGGACGAGTTTCAGGAACTGGCGGCTGACTACGAGGTGCCACTACCACAATGA
- a CDS encoding DUF6036 family nucleotidyltransferase codes for MRPTFGREYIENEFQRIGNGLSEPLTVYLIGGGAMSLRDLKGATKDIDLVVPDGDAYGQLWAVLMDLGYTEVQSLDADYRALGATSCVENEDGCRLDVFNQQVANKLVLTDGMQERSEPFLDTDRLTVRLVSNEDIFLFKAIAGRDDDIEDMNMLVQAGLDYDVVRAELEAQIERLGDDQFATFANEALVELEERYGVTTPIEDRVQKLTNRYYRGLEVLQALDEPMTVDELAAELELDTDKVHDRIAYLSTFDRVRRDGDTIRPVE; via the coding sequence ATGAGACCAACATTCGGACGCGAGTACATCGAGAACGAATTCCAGCGAATCGGGAACGGGCTATCTGAACCGCTCACGGTCTACCTGATCGGTGGTGGCGCGATGTCGCTGCGCGACCTCAAGGGGGCGACGAAAGATATCGACCTGGTCGTCCCAGATGGCGACGCGTACGGTCAGCTGTGGGCGGTCCTGATGGACCTCGGGTATACGGAGGTCCAGTCGCTGGATGCAGATTACCGGGCGCTTGGCGCGACGAGCTGCGTCGAGAACGAAGACGGGTGTCGCCTCGACGTCTTCAACCAGCAGGTCGCGAACAAGCTCGTGCTCACCGACGGGATGCAAGAGCGCAGCGAGCCGTTCCTCGACACAGATCGACTGACGGTCCGGCTGGTCAGCAACGAGGATATCTTCCTGTTCAAGGCGATCGCCGGCCGCGACGACGACATCGAGGACATGAATATGCTCGTGCAGGCCGGCCTCGATTACGACGTCGTCCGGGCTGAACTCGAAGCCCAGATCGAACGCCTGGGGGACGATCAGTTCGCCACGTTCGCGAACGAGGCCCTGGTCGAACTCGAGGAGCGGTACGGAGTGACCACACCGATCGAGGACCGCGTCCAGAAGCTCACGAACAGGTACTACCGGGGGCTCGAAGTCCTCCAGGCACTCGACGAGCCGATGACCGTCGACGAACTGGCCGCCGAACTGGAGTTGGATACTGACAAGGTTCACGACCGGATCGCGTATCTCTCAACGTTCGACCGGGTCCGTCGGGATGGCGACACGATCCGTCCTGTGGAGTAG